The Nitrospirota bacterium genome window below encodes:
- a CDS encoding HU family DNA-binding protein gives MAKSMTKSQIADHLAGKAGITKKAAGQILDDLAAVAYKEAKGGRPFVIPGVGKLVLANRKARMGRNPQTGEAIKIPAKRVVKFRVAKAAKDAILGRR, from the coding sequence ATGGCAAAATCGATGACGAAGTCCCAGATTGCCGATCACCTGGCTGGGAAAGCCGGGATCACGAAGAAAGCGGCTGGACAGATCCTGGACGATCTGGCCGCCGTCGCGTACAAGGAGGCCAAAGGCGGCCGTCCCTTTGTGATCCCCGGAGTCGGCAAGCTGGTGCTGGCCAACAGGAAAGCGCGCATGGGGCGCAATCCTCAAACCGGTGAGGCGATCAAGATTCCGGCCAAGCGGGTGGTGAAGTTCCGCGTGGCCAAAGCGGCGAAGGACGCCATCCTCGGCAGGCGCTGA
- a CDS encoding YkgJ family cysteine cluster protein, with amino-acid sequence MRARAASLGALPCGRGCSQCCIGPFAITLVDAAELQRGLASLAESVRRGIRAQASRQVSTIEAEFPRLRESPFLDEWSEADLDVLVERFAHLPCPALAPDGSCRIYAFRPVTCRMMGIPVEADGLVEGACSVQTAVPVVRLPSRLRREEQGLAEREAAALVLLHRATGAAGDEVLLPYGFLSERLPAN; translated from the coding sequence GTGCGGGCGCGAGCTGCGTCGCTGGGCGCCCTCCCCTGCGGGCGGGGCTGCAGCCAATGCTGCATCGGCCCCTTTGCAATTACGCTCGTGGACGCCGCCGAGCTGCAGCGCGGCCTGGCTTCCCTGGCCGAATCGGTTCGCCGCGGGATTCGCGCTCAGGCCAGCCGCCAGGTTTCCACGATCGAGGCCGAATTCCCGCGTCTGCGTGAGTCGCCGTTCCTCGACGAGTGGAGCGAAGCCGACCTGGACGTCCTGGTCGAACGGTTCGCCCACCTCCCCTGTCCGGCCTTGGCCCCTGACGGCAGCTGCCGGATTTATGCCTTCCGCCCCGTCACCTGCCGGATGATGGGCATCCCCGTCGAGGCGGACGGCCTCGTCGAAGGGGCTTGTTCGGTCCAGACAGCCGTGCCTGTTGTGCGATTACCCAGCCGGCTCCGTCGCGAGGAGCAGGGGCTGGCGGAGCGGGAGGCCGCGGCGCTCGTCCTCCTCCATCGAGCCACCGGCGCAGCCGGCGACGAGGTTCTGCTCCCGTACGGCTTTTTGTCGGAGCGGCTGCCCGCCAACTGA
- the thrH gene encoding bifunctional phosphoserine phosphatase/homoserine phosphotransferase ThrH translates to MNRPVLACLDLEGVLVPEIWINVAEKTGIGDLRLTTRDIPDYDALMKRRLGILNRHQLKLADIQAVIATMGPLEGAAEFLHWLRERCQVIILSDTFYEFALPLMRQLGYPTIFCNRLEVDREGRIVNYHLRLPDQKRQSVAALKGLRFRVVAAGDSYNDTSMLAEADAGIFFRPPSAISKEFPQFPVTQTYEELRQEFCKAGGLRP, encoded by the coding sequence ATGAACCGACCGGTGTTGGCCTGTCTCGATCTGGAAGGGGTCCTGGTCCCGGAAATCTGGATCAACGTCGCCGAGAAGACCGGGATCGGCGACCTGCGCCTGACCACCAGGGACATTCCCGACTACGACGCATTGATGAAGCGCCGGCTGGGCATCCTGAACCGGCACCAACTCAAGCTGGCCGACATCCAGGCGGTCATTGCCACGATGGGACCGCTGGAGGGGGCGGCGGAGTTTCTGCACTGGCTGCGGGAGCGCTGCCAGGTCATCATCCTCTCGGACACGTTCTACGAGTTCGCCCTGCCCCTCATGAGGCAGCTCGGCTACCCGACGATCTTCTGCAACCGTCTGGAAGTGGATCGGGAGGGACGGATCGTGAACTACCACCTGCGCCTGCCGGACCAGAAGCGGCAGTCGGTCGCCGCGCTGAAGGGGCTGCGGTTCCGGGTCGTCGCGGCCGGCGACTCCTACAACGACACCTCCATGCTGGCCGAGGCCGACGCGGGGATCTTCTTCCGCCCGCCGAGCGCGATCAGCAAGGAGTTTCCGCAGTTCCCGGTGACGCAGACCTACGAGGAGCTCCGGCAGGAGTTCTGCAAGGCAGGCGGCCTACGGCCGTAA
- a CDS encoding alginate export family protein, protein MLLECLAYLEDLFLLFTGFDAENGRIGNLLRGLALTFVSVLPFVGLLVASPARAGYELPPGERITNLPHIPRSMPQKEAYEVYDPVIGRNFDVKKLWIRADLRVRPEWRNGVCFGGGAPAGGVCNSFNTTTGTANRANQGKGASDFYVQQWTRLGLGYDLSPDVNFYFEMIDSAVWGGNGNPNNAGNGGDPLNHNCGVSAAGGQSNCRLGVRAGYVLIRNLGDIQGLSMKAGRQYVVFGNHSLFGHFDWANTGYSHDGIMFQYSTKKMDTYLGWFRSSETDLYQGAPVGSLAANVNCTTGGAAGSATAAGTPCGAAARNGTPDGGGDANWFILYNQIKAVPGFLFEPYYVLYLNDLPASANAGNGIGTPKHAAQTRHMFGNRTEMRKGNWDFINETAWQTGRMASGIGGSNDRNLTINAWATRNWLGYTFYEHKWKPRVAVGFDYASGDGNANCANGTTASAGYRCKTANTFENFFPTNYIHAGYMLNHAWRNSIQPQVNIQARPSERDHIEFWGQAHFLANARDNWYRGAQGPLVYSRSDNTTSHVGNETDFAWTRMFADGKVSFTVTYGHFFAGQYVKNNLGTYADQDWGIMQLWMNF, encoded by the coding sequence ATGCTCTTGGAGTGTCTTGCGTATCTTGAAGATTTGTTCTTGCTCTTCACAGGGTTCGACGCCGAGAACGGCCGGATCGGAAACCTGCTCCGCGGCCTAGCCCTGACGTTCGTGTCGGTCCTGCCCTTCGTCGGCCTGTTGGTCGCCTCGCCGGCCCGGGCCGGGTACGAGCTGCCGCCGGGCGAGCGGATCACGAACCTGCCGCACATCCCCCGGTCCATGCCCCAGAAGGAGGCCTACGAGGTCTACGATCCGGTCATCGGCCGGAATTTCGACGTCAAGAAGCTCTGGATCCGCGCGGACCTCCGGGTCCGGCCCGAGTGGCGGAACGGGGTCTGCTTCGGCGGCGGAGCCCCGGCCGGCGGGGTCTGCAACAGCTTCAACACGACCACCGGCACGGCCAACCGGGCCAACCAGGGGAAGGGCGCGAGCGACTTCTACGTCCAACAGTGGACGAGGCTGGGCCTCGGCTATGACCTGTCCCCGGACGTGAACTTCTACTTCGAGATGATTGACTCGGCCGTCTGGGGCGGCAACGGCAACCCGAACAACGCGGGGAACGGCGGGGACCCGTTGAACCACAACTGCGGCGTGTCCGCTGCCGGGGGCCAGTCCAACTGCCGGCTGGGCGTCCGGGCCGGCTACGTGCTCATCCGCAACCTGGGCGACATCCAGGGCCTCAGCATGAAGGCGGGCCGGCAGTATGTCGTGTTCGGCAACCACTCCCTCTTCGGCCACTTCGACTGGGCCAACACCGGCTACTCGCACGACGGGATCATGTTCCAGTATTCGACCAAGAAGATGGACACCTACCTGGGGTGGTTCCGGAGCTCGGAGACGGACCTCTATCAGGGCGCGCCGGTCGGGAGCCTGGCGGCGAACGTGAACTGTACGACCGGCGGCGCGGCCGGCAGCGCCACGGCGGCGGGCACCCCTTGCGGGGCCGCTGCGCGGAACGGCACGCCGGACGGGGGCGGCGACGCCAACTGGTTCATCCTGTACAACCAGATCAAGGCCGTGCCGGGCTTCCTGTTCGAGCCCTACTACGTCCTGTACCTGAACGACCTGCCCGCCTCGGCCAACGCGGGGAACGGGATCGGGACGCCCAAGCACGCGGCCCAGACCCGGCACATGTTCGGCAACCGGACCGAGATGCGGAAGGGCAACTGGGACTTCATCAACGAGACGGCCTGGCAAACCGGCCGGATGGCCTCCGGGATCGGCGGGAGCAACGACCGGAACCTGACGATCAACGCCTGGGCGACCAGGAACTGGCTGGGCTATACGTTCTACGAGCACAAGTGGAAGCCGCGCGTGGCCGTCGGGTTCGACTACGCCTCCGGCGACGGGAACGCCAACTGCGCGAACGGCACCACCGCCTCGGCCGGCTATCGGTGCAAGACGGCCAACACGTTCGAGAACTTCTTCCCGACGAACTACATCCACGCGGGCTACATGCTGAACCACGCCTGGCGGAACTCGATCCAGCCGCAGGTGAACATCCAGGCTCGCCCCAGCGAGCGGGACCACATCGAGTTCTGGGGGCAGGCGCACTTCCTGGCCAACGCGCGGGACAACTGGTACCGCGGCGCGCAGGGACCCCTGGTCTACTCCCGGTCCGACAACACCACCAGCCACGTCGGGAACGAGACGGACTTCGCCTGGACGCGCATGTTCGCGGACGGGAAGGTCTCCTTCACCGTCACCTACGGGCACTTCTTCGCGGGGCAGTACGTGAAGAACAACCTGGGGACCTACGCGGACCAGGACTGGGGCATCATGCAGCTCTGGATGAACTTCTAA
- a CDS encoding EVE domain-containing protein translates to MSRERRYWLVKSEPGAFSIQDLRRAPDQTTCWDGVRNYQARNYMKAMKVGDQVLFYHSNADPPAVVGVAEVVRAAYPDHTAFDRQDKHFDPGSDPAKPTWFMVDIRLLRIFPHPIPLSALRKEPGLKQMELLRKGSRLSVQPVRPDEWKLLLKLAGA, encoded by the coding sequence ATGTCCAGAGAGCGGCGGTATTGGTTGGTGAAATCCGAGCCTGGCGCGTTTTCCATTCAGGACCTCCGTCGGGCGCCGGACCAGACGACCTGCTGGGACGGCGTGCGCAACTACCAGGCACGCAATTACATGAAGGCGATGAAGGTGGGAGATCAGGTCCTGTTCTACCACAGCAACGCCGATCCACCGGCCGTGGTCGGTGTGGCGGAGGTCGTGCGAGCCGCCTACCCGGATCATACCGCGTTCGACCGGCAGGATAAACACTTCGACCCCGGCAGCGATCCGGCAAAACCGACCTGGTTCATGGTGGACATCCGTCTGCTCCGGATCTTTCCACATCCGATCCCGTTGAGCGCTCTGCGGAAAGAGCCGGGCTTGAAGCAGATGGAGCTGCTCCGCAAGGGCTCCCGTCTGTCCGTCCAGCCGGTGCGTCCCGACGAGTGGAAGCTTCTCCTAAAGCTGGCTGGGGCGTGA
- a CDS encoding cyclase family protein, with the protein MNGHSGRLLTRLFLWSLMMGALTACMTTRPQSLIDLTHAFDQDTIYWPHNKQFQWARTSWGMTDGGYWYASADFSASEHGGTHIDAPIHFGRDRSTVDQIPLERLTGPAVVIDVRAQCADNPDYEMTVADIQAWEARHGRIPDGAIVFMLSGWGQRWPDKKRYLGSDTPEDPLTLHFPGLSRDAAEFLVTRRAVRGAGIDTASIDPGRSRDFPTHRVLNGADVYALENVAKLEQVPPRGATVFALPIKIKGGTGGPVRIIAFVPQAE; encoded by the coding sequence ATGAACGGGCATTCCGGGCGCCTTCTCACCAGGCTTTTCCTCTGGTCTCTTATGATGGGAGCCCTCACGGCCTGCATGACAACGCGGCCTCAATCCCTGATAGATCTCACTCACGCCTTTGACCAAGACACGATCTACTGGCCGCACAACAAGCAATTCCAATGGGCGAGAACCAGTTGGGGGATGACCGATGGGGGGTACTGGTACGCATCGGCCGACTTCTCGGCCTCCGAGCACGGCGGGACCCACATCGATGCCCCCATTCATTTCGGCCGCGACCGGAGCACGGTGGATCAGATCCCGTTGGAGCGGCTGACCGGACCGGCGGTGGTGATTGATGTCCGGGCACAGTGCGCCGACAACCCGGACTATGAAATGACGGTCGCCGACATCCAGGCGTGGGAGGCCAGACATGGCCGCATTCCGGACGGAGCGATCGTGTTCATGCTGTCCGGATGGGGGCAGCGGTGGCCGGACAAGAAGCGCTACCTGGGCAGCGACACCCCCGAGGACCCGCTCACCCTCCACTTTCCTGGACTTTCCCGGGACGCCGCGGAGTTTCTGGTCACCCGCCGCGCGGTCCGCGGGGCAGGCATCGACACAGCGAGCATCGATCCCGGCCGATCCCGAGACTTCCCGACTCACCGCGTGTTGAACGGCGCCGATGTCTACGCCCTCGAAAACGTGGCGAAGCTAGAGCAAGTCCCCCCGCGCGGTGCGACCGTGTTCGCCCTGCCAATCAAGATCAAGGGCGGCACAGGGGGACCGGTGCGGATCATCGCCTTCGTCCCGCAAGCGGAATGA
- a CDS encoding alginate export family protein, whose translation MSSIRKWKGWVFHPIALAAALVVAGFQLLASPVLAGYQLPPGERITNLPHIPRSMPQKESYEIYDPVIGRNFDVKNLWLRADLRVRPEFRNGVCFGGGAPAGGACNTASVQRANSGKGANDFYVQQWVRLGIGYDLSPDVNFYFEIIDSATWGANGNPNNAGNGGDPLNHNCGVSATGGQSNCRLGVRAAYVLIRNLGDIQGLSMKAGRQYVIFGNHSLFGHFDWANTGYSHDGIMFQYSTKNFDSYLGWFRNAETDIYQGAPVGSLAANVNCTTGGAVGSGTAAGTACGAAARAGTTDGSADADMFIFYNQIKSVPGMLIEPYYVLYMNNMNTFNNNAQGVGTPKHANQIRSMIGNRLEIRKGNWDFINETAWQTGSMSSGSVAANPQARDLTINAWATRNWLGYTFYESKWKPRIAVGFDYASGDGNANCAGAGGTSPTAGRQCKTANTFENFFPTNHIHMGYMDIIAWRNMWSPQFNYQMRPTERDHFEFWYSHLRLASARDNWYRGAQGIYVWSANNNDATHIGDETDFTWTRMFADGKVAFQATYGHLFTGSYIAKNLGTHSDQSWGFVQLWMNF comes from the coding sequence ATGAGCAGCATCAGGAAGTGGAAAGGGTGGGTCTTCCACCCGATCGCGCTGGCCGCGGCCCTCGTGGTCGCCGGGTTCCAGCTTCTCGCCTCGCCGGTCCTGGCCGGGTACCAGCTACCCCCCGGCGAACGCATTACCAATCTTCCCCATATCCCGCGGTCCATGCCGCAGAAGGAGTCCTACGAGATCTACGACCCGGTCATCGGCCGGAACTTCGACGTCAAGAACCTGTGGCTGCGCGCGGACCTGCGCGTGAGGCCGGAGTTCCGGAACGGCGTCTGCTTCGGCGGCGGCGCGCCGGCCGGCGGGGCCTGTAACACCGCTTCGGTGCAGCGGGCCAACTCGGGCAAGGGCGCCAACGACTTCTACGTCCAACAGTGGGTGCGCCTAGGCATCGGGTACGACCTCTCGCCGGACGTGAACTTCTACTTCGAGATCATTGACTCCGCGACGTGGGGTGCCAACGGCAACCCCAACAACGCGGGGAACGGCGGGGACCCGCTGAACCACAACTGCGGCGTGTCCGCTACCGGCGGCCAGTCCAACTGCCGGCTGGGCGTCCGGGCCGCCTACGTGTTGATCCGGAACCTGGGCGACATCCAGGGCCTGAGCATGAAGGCCGGACGGCAGTACGTGATCTTCGGCAACCACTCCCTGTTCGGCCACTTCGACTGGGCGAACACCGGCTATTCGCACGACGGGATCATGTTCCAGTATTCCACCAAGAACTTCGACTCCTACTTGGGGTGGTTCCGGAACGCGGAGACGGACATCTACCAGGGTGCGCCGGTCGGGAGCTTGGCGGCGAACGTGAACTGTACGACGGGCGGCGCGGTCGGTAGCGGCACGGCGGCGGGGACCGCTTGCGGCGCCGCTGCGCGGGCCGGCACGACGGACGGCTCGGCCGACGCGGACATGTTCATCTTCTACAACCAGATCAAGTCCGTGCCGGGCATGCTGATCGAGCCCTACTACGTCCTGTACATGAACAACATGAACACGTTCAACAACAACGCCCAGGGCGTCGGCACTCCCAAGCACGCCAACCAGATCCGGTCCATGATCGGGAACCGCTTGGAAATCCGGAAGGGCAACTGGGACTTCATCAACGAGACGGCCTGGCAGACCGGCAGCATGTCGTCCGGCTCGGTGGCCGCCAACCCGCAAGCGCGGGACCTGACCATCAACGCCTGGGCGACCAGGAACTGGTTGGGCTACACCTTCTACGAGTCCAAGTGGAAGCCCCGGATCGCGGTCGGCTTCGACTATGCCTCGGGCGACGGGAACGCCAACTGCGCGGGGGCCGGCGGGACTTCGCCCACGGCGGGCCGGCAGTGTAAGACCGCGAACACGTTCGAGAACTTCTTCCCGACGAACCACATCCACATGGGCTACATGGACATCATCGCCTGGAGGAACATGTGGAGCCCGCAGTTCAACTATCAGATGCGGCCGACGGAGCGGGACCACTTCGAGTTCTGGTACTCGCACCTGCGGCTGGCCAGCGCGCGGGACAACTGGTACCGGGGCGCGCAGGGCATCTACGTCTGGTCGGCGAACAACAACGACGCCACGCACATCGGCGACGAGACGGACTTCACCTGGACGCGCATGTTTGCGGACGGCAAGGTCGCCTTCCAGGCCACGTACGGCCACCTGTTCACCGGCTCGTACATCGCCAAGAACCTGGGCACCCACTCCGATCAGAGCTGGGGCTTCGTGCAGCTCTGGATGAACTTCTAA
- a CDS encoding PQQ-dependent sugar dehydrogenase — MTGLSRRGGPFGKAILIGLAAGLCFGAAEHSASALEEPPPAGAGPRPMIRLLPVVETGLSNPLFVTHAGDGSGRLFIVEQPGRIRIVRNGRLRERPFLDLTGRVRFGEERGLLGLAFHPAYVRNGRFVVNYTRAPDGATVIAEYRVSEDSDLALQTEKVLLVVPQPYPNHNGGMAEFGPDGYLYAGLGDGGAGGDPENRGQNRQELLGKILRIDVDRGTPYAIPPDNPFAAGGGRPEIFALGFRNPWRFSFDRATGALWVADVGQDDWEEVDLVRPGGNYGWRIMEGAHCFLPRTGCPTEGLVLPVAEYANRGSRCSIIGGYVYRGSRIKGLVGVYVYGDYCSGEIFGLRDGQPQVLLSSGLKISSFGQDQAGELYVVGHEGTVNRIAEASR, encoded by the coding sequence GTGACCGGGCTGAGCCGGCGCGGCGGCCCGTTCGGCAAGGCGATCCTCATTGGCCTGGCGGCGGGTCTCTGCTTTGGAGCGGCGGAGCATTCCGCGTCGGCTCTTGAAGAGCCACCACCGGCCGGGGCCGGTCCACGGCCGATGATCCGGCTGCTCCCGGTGGTTGAGACAGGCCTCAGCAACCCCCTCTTCGTGACCCACGCAGGGGACGGAAGCGGACGCCTGTTCATCGTCGAGCAGCCTGGGCGCATCCGCATCGTTCGGAACGGCCGACTGCGGGAACGACCGTTCCTCGACCTGACCGGGAGGGTCCGGTTTGGAGAGGAGCGGGGTCTTCTCGGGCTGGCCTTCCATCCCGCCTATGTCCGGAACGGCCGGTTTGTCGTGAACTACACTCGCGCGCCGGATGGAGCGACCGTGATCGCCGAATACAGGGTCTCCGAAGATTCCGACCTCGCCCTGCAGACCGAGAAGGTGCTCCTCGTGGTCCCGCAGCCGTACCCCAATCACAATGGCGGGATGGCGGAGTTCGGTCCGGACGGGTACCTGTATGCCGGGCTCGGCGACGGCGGGGCAGGGGGCGATCCGGAAAACCGGGGACAGAACCGGCAGGAGCTGCTCGGGAAGATTCTGAGGATTGACGTGGATAGAGGAACGCCCTACGCCATTCCGCCCGACAATCCGTTCGCGGCCGGCGGCGGCCGGCCGGAAATCTTCGCCCTCGGCTTCCGGAATCCCTGGCGCTTTTCCTTCGATCGCGCCACCGGCGCCCTGTGGGTCGCCGATGTCGGCCAGGACGACTGGGAAGAGGTTGACCTCGTCCGGCCCGGAGGCAACTACGGCTGGCGGATCATGGAGGGGGCCCACTGCTTCCTGCCCCGAACCGGCTGCCCAACGGAGGGGCTGGTCCTGCCGGTTGCGGAATATGCCAACCGGGGCTCCCGCTGTTCGATCATCGGGGGCTACGTGTACCGGGGAAGCCGGATCAAGGGGCTCGTGGGCGTCTACGTGTACGGCGACTATTGCAGCGGAGAAATTTTCGGCCTGCGGGACGGGCAGCCGCAGGTGCTCCTGTCCAGCGGCCTGAAGATTTCGTCGTTCGGGCAGGACCAGGCGGGGGAGCTTTACGTGGTGGGGCACGAAGGGACGGTGAACCGGATCGCGGAAGCGTCACGATGA
- a CDS encoding MoaD/ThiS family protein, with product MVTIMLMGQLQTTDGERDLACKVSGPLTVRQLIQRQGEPLRPVLDLMKQKKLLVTVNKRIASEDTVVQDGDAVKLVAHDGMGGSGLAPTF from the coding sequence ATGGTGACGATCATGCTGATGGGCCAGTTGCAGACGACGGACGGGGAGCGCGATCTGGCCTGCAAGGTCTCCGGCCCTTTGACGGTCCGCCAGCTCATCCAGCGGCAGGGCGAGCCGCTCCGTCCGGTTCTCGACCTGATGAAGCAGAAGAAGCTGCTGGTCACGGTCAACAAGCGCATCGCCAGCGAGGATACGGTCGTGCAGGACGGCGATGCGGTCAAGCTGGTCGCCCACGATGGGATGGGAGGCAGCGGCCTGGCCCCGACGTTCTGA
- the tatA gene encoding twin-arginine translocase TatA/TatE family subunit — protein MFGLGAGEVLVILIIAFLLFGPRQLPEVGRQVGKAVKGLKETADDLRKSVEPEINLIQQEVKMVEQDFQASVKEAEEEIDKVSKPDQGVEQRTANS, from the coding sequence ATGTTTGGTCTTGGAGCCGGCGAGGTTCTGGTCATCCTGATTATCGCGTTTCTCCTGTTCGGGCCGAGGCAGCTCCCGGAGGTCGGACGGCAGGTCGGCAAGGCGGTCAAGGGGCTCAAAGAAACGGCGGATGACCTGCGGAAGTCCGTGGAGCCGGAGATCAACTTGATCCAGCAGGAGGTCAAGATGGTCGAGCAGGACTTCCAGGCCTCGGTCAAGGAAGCGGAAGAGGAAATTGACAAGGTCTCCAAACCCGACCAGGGAGTCGAGCAGCGGACGGCAAATAGCTAG
- a CDS encoding helix-hairpin-helix domain-containing protein codes for MKKMMFLAVAAAAVALSQPPQASAQVSEALSLTAQAVKELTDFPAVGKRYTVDLTKLGGADVRQIDKAAGLYQDALAKAKGASADKNAIHQLEMATAYAKARLHKEARLSGQGALFYLCKQNNGEPKETCEKVPKYGSYTAP; via the coding sequence ATGAAAAAAATGATGTTTCTGGCTGTGGCGGCCGCGGCGGTGGCGCTGAGCCAGCCGCCCCAGGCGAGCGCGCAGGTCAGCGAAGCCCTGTCGCTGACCGCTCAGGCGGTGAAGGAGTTGACCGACTTCCCCGCCGTGGGGAAGCGCTATACGGTGGATCTGACCAAGCTGGGCGGCGCGGACGTGCGGCAGATAGACAAGGCCGCCGGCCTGTACCAGGACGCGCTGGCCAAGGCGAAGGGCGCGAGCGCGGACAAGAACGCGATCCATCAACTGGAGATGGCCACGGCCTATGCCAAGGCGAGGCTGCACAAGGAAGCCCGCTTGTCTGGGCAGGGGGCGCTTTTCTACCTCTGCAAGCAGAACAACGGCGAGCCGAAGGAAACCTGCGAGAAGGTGCCGAAGTACGGGAGCTACACGGCGCCATAA
- a CDS encoding YkgJ family cysteine cluster protein: MTEGKTTERYDVSLNTPAGPVTASIDVSTGFVPVTDLVAPLRRLSEQAMELEEREALAAGQPVSCKKGCAACCRMLVPVSAPEAFALRETVARLPEAGRQATLRRVAETRAGLERAGLLAHLTEIAETDRQLRDEEMESTNRRYYALRLPCPFLEQEVCSIYEDRPAACRELLVTTPPELCQDVVANPVRWLPVPVRMSTVLGLVWSHLVGGPVRFIPLPLALDWAERHAAENRAAWKAGDLLDQALDKVWRYLSREIASRQNTARGAGQEARGGKT; the protein is encoded by the coding sequence ATGACAGAAGGAAAAACGACCGAACGGTACGACGTGTCGCTGAACACGCCGGCCGGGCCCGTCACGGCCTCGATCGACGTCTCCACCGGCTTCGTGCCCGTGACCGACCTGGTCGCCCCGCTGCGCCGCCTGAGCGAACAGGCCATGGAACTGGAGGAGCGCGAGGCCCTGGCCGCCGGTCAGCCGGTGTCCTGCAAGAAGGGGTGCGCGGCCTGCTGCCGCATGTTGGTCCCGGTCTCGGCCCCGGAGGCCTTCGCCCTGCGGGAGACGGTCGCCCGCCTGCCGGAAGCCGGGCGCCAGGCCACGTTGCGGCGGGTGGCCGAGACACGAGCCGGGCTCGAGCGAGCCGGCCTGCTCGCCCACCTGACCGAGATCGCCGAGACCGACCGGCAGTTGAGGGACGAAGAGATGGAATCCACCAACCGGCGGTACTACGCCCTGCGGCTGCCCTGCCCCTTCCTGGAGCAGGAGGTCTGCTCCATTTACGAGGACCGCCCGGCCGCCTGCCGCGAGCTGTTGGTGACGACGCCGCCGGAGCTCTGCCAGGACGTCGTCGCCAATCCCGTCCGGTGGCTGCCGGTCCCGGTGCGGATGAGCACGGTGCTGGGGCTCGTCTGGTCGCACCTGGTCGGCGGACCGGTCCGGTTCATCCCGCTTCCGCTGGCCCTCGACTGGGCGGAGCGGCACGCGGCCGAGAACCGCGCCGCGTGGAAGGCCGGCGATCTGCTGGACCAGGCCTTGGACAAGGTCTGGCGGTACCTCAGCCGGGAAATCGCCAGCCGTCAGAATACGGCGAGAGGCGCGGGGCAAGAGGCAAGGGGCGGGAAAACGTGA
- a CDS encoding YdcF family protein produces the protein MGLVEAQAPPFDPGTGKHFDVIVALGGGAETRGSLRPSDEPSISSIRRTLCATTLFTQGLAPKVLFAGGDASIIGEGAEEAVVMKDLAVRLGVPEQAILVETRSRNTYENAAQARLALGDASVLLVTSASHMPRALGLFRKQGLDTTSYPCGYYMQNRPEDAWDADLFDFLPSVEALYLNTLALIEVAGILVYSLTGKL, from the coding sequence ATGGGACTCGTGGAGGCGCAGGCTCCTCCATTCGATCCCGGCACGGGCAAGCACTTCGATGTGATCGTCGCGCTCGGAGGGGGGGCAGAAACTCGTGGCTCCCTCAGGCCGAGTGATGAGCCCTCGATCTCGAGTATCCGGCGGACCCTGTGCGCCACGACCCTCTTTACCCAGGGCCTGGCCCCGAAAGTGCTTTTCGCCGGCGGAGACGCCAGCATCATCGGGGAAGGGGCGGAAGAAGCCGTGGTGATGAAGGATCTCGCCGTGCGGCTCGGCGTGCCCGAGCAGGCGATCCTGGTCGAAACACGTTCCCGGAACACCTATGAAAACGCCGCCCAAGCGCGTCTGGCCTTGGGCGACGCCTCGGTCCTGTTGGTCACCTCCGCCAGCCATATGCCGCGGGCGCTAGGCCTCTTCCGCAAGCAAGGTCTCGATACGACCTCCTATCCCTGCGGCTATTACATGCAGAACAGGCCGGAGGATGCGTGGGACGCGGACCTCTTCGATTTTTTGCCGAGCGTAGAAGCCCTCTACCTCAATACCCTGGCTCTTATCGAGGTGGCCGGGATCCTCGTCTACAGCCTCACCGGCAAGCTGTGA
- the tatA gene encoding twin-arginine translocase TatA/TatE family subunit codes for MFGSFGWMELLLILIIVLIIFGAGKIPQLGEGLGKAIKGFKKAVHEPEPVDVTAAPAPQEQAAQPAPPQQLAESAPGQPAQPAPANAQQKQG; via the coding sequence ATGTTCGGCTCGTTCGGATGGATGGAGCTCCTGCTGATTTTGATCATCGTGCTCATTATCTTCGGCGCGGGCAAGATCCCGCAGCTCGGGGAGGGATTGGGCAAGGCGATCAAGGGGTTCAAGAAGGCCGTCCACGAGCCGGAGCCGGTGGACGTGACGGCGGCGCCCGCCCCGCAGGAGCAGGCGGCCCAACCGGCCCCGCCGCAGCAGTTGGCCGAGTCGGCGCCCGGGCAGCCGGCCCAGCCGGCGCCGGCGAACGCGCAGCAGAAGCAAGGCTAG